A single genomic interval of Juglans regia cultivar Chandler chromosome 1, Walnut 2.0, whole genome shotgun sequence harbors:
- the LOC118349057 gene encoding polyamine oxidase 3-like yields MESVGTKSNPQLRRGLCSNVERKPSVIVIGGGMAGIAAARALHDASFQVVLLESRDRIGGRVYTDYTFGFPVDLGASWLHGVCKENPLAPLIGRLGLPLYRTSGDNSVLYDHDLESYALFDMDGNQVPQELVTKVGEAFESILKETDKIREESSEDMSIFRAFSIVFEKRPELRLEGLAYNVLQWYLCRMEGWFAADAETISLKCWDQASFCMPEIYILQDCLKSIRSIMGNFTIFKMNGETRSL; encoded by the exons ATGGAGTCTGTAGGCACCAAGAGTAATCCCCAATTGCGCAGAG GTCTCTGCTCAAATGTCGAGAGGAAGCCATCTGTCATTGTCATTGGCGGCGGTATGGCTGGAATTGCAGCTGCCCGTGCTCTTCATGATGCCTCGTTTCAG GTTGTCTTGTTGGAATCACGGGATAGGATTGGTGGTCGCGTTTATACAGATTACACCTTTGGTTTTCCAGTTGACTTGGGTGCATCAtg GTTGCATGGAGTGTGCAAAGAGAATCCCTTGGCACCATTGATTGGGAGATTAGGACTACCCTTATACCGTACTAGTGGGGACAACTCTGTGCTTTATGATCATGATTTGGAGAG CTATGCGCTCTTTGATATGGATGGAAATCAAGTTCCTCAGGAATTAGTTACTAAAGTTGGTGAAGCATTCGAGAGTATTTTAAAGGAG ACGGATAAAATAAGAGAGGAATCAAGCGAAGACATGTCCATATTCCGTGCTTTCTcaattgtttttgaaaagaggCCAGAATTGAG GTTGGAGGGGCTTGCTTATAATGTTCTTCAGTGGTATTTATGTAGAATGGAAGGCTGGTTTGCTGCGGATGCTGAGACCATCTCACTAAAATGTTGGGATCAGGCAAGTTTCTGTATGccagaaatttatatattgcaGGACTGCTTGAAGTCTATACGTAGCATTATGGGGAATTTTACCATTTTCAAGATGAATGGTGAAACAAGAAGTCTATAG